The following coding sequences lie in one Silvanigrella aquatica genomic window:
- a CDS encoding ABC transporter substrate-binding protein/permease translates to MLQLRYFVVSLFCFFNSLPVFAQEGQKTLRWGSDADSGAPYVFRNAKDPSQIIGLDADIIHAVADHLGMKAEFVQNQWDGLIPGLLAGNYDLVIDGLEIIEERKQSISFSDPYYITHEQIVVNKENYEINKLADLRGKRVATLPASLAYKILEDVGGVQVKIYDEEVNAYADLAAGDRLDAVLLDQPIAQYYAKHNPKLKFVGSPIGHMEYGIAFRKNDKELRLKVNRALNELIKNGKIQQIHEKWGLWNKTTAETWNVSAEYKSEPYGYEDYLSNMGLEKTWLDKVKQYVSFLPLLAKGAVVTLEISILAMILAVTLGLFIALVRLYAHPFFSKLALIYVEIIRGTPLLIQLYIIFYGLPHLGLKLSPFFAAVIGLGLNYAANEAENYRAGLTSIPSSQMDAAFALGMSRLESLRHIIIPQAVRVVIPPVTNDFISLIKDSSLVSVITLIELTTIYGQLASTYFDYLGIGLLAASVYFLIGLPFARLSRMAERYFAVSNRRNFNKNIQAQGSVK, encoded by the coding sequence ATGCTACAACTCCGTTACTTTGTTGTTTCTTTATTTTGTTTCTTTAACTCTCTTCCTGTCTTTGCCCAAGAAGGGCAAAAAACCCTACGCTGGGGCAGCGATGCGGACAGCGGCGCTCCCTACGTCTTTCGCAATGCCAAAGACCCTTCCCAAATCATTGGTCTCGATGCCGACATCATCCATGCTGTTGCCGATCACTTGGGTATGAAAGCCGAATTTGTCCAAAATCAGTGGGATGGCCTTATTCCAGGACTGCTCGCAGGCAATTACGACCTTGTGATTGACGGTCTCGAAATTATTGAAGAAAGAAAACAAAGCATAAGTTTTTCTGACCCCTACTACATAACTCATGAACAAATTGTAGTGAATAAAGAAAACTATGAAATAAACAAATTAGCCGATTTAAGAGGAAAACGCGTCGCGACTTTACCAGCATCTCTCGCCTATAAAATTTTAGAAGATGTTGGTGGCGTACAAGTTAAAATATATGATGAAGAGGTTAATGCCTACGCTGACTTAGCCGCAGGCGATAGACTCGATGCGGTTTTACTCGATCAACCCATTGCTCAATACTATGCCAAGCATAATCCAAAATTAAAATTTGTTGGATCCCCTATTGGTCATATGGAATACGGAATTGCATTTCGTAAAAATGATAAAGAACTGCGCTTAAAGGTAAATAGAGCTCTAAATGAACTCATTAAAAATGGAAAAATTCAACAAATTCACGAAAAATGGGGTCTTTGGAATAAAACCACTGCTGAAACTTGGAATGTTTCAGCTGAATATAAATCAGAACCTTATGGGTATGAAGATTATCTCAGCAACATGGGTCTAGAAAAAACCTGGCTTGATAAAGTAAAGCAATATGTGAGCTTTTTGCCATTATTAGCTAAGGGGGCTGTAGTTACTTTAGAAATTTCTATTTTAGCTATGATTCTTGCTGTTACTTTAGGTCTATTCATAGCTTTAGTGCGTTTATATGCACACCCATTTTTTTCAAAATTAGCGCTTATTTACGTTGAAATAATAAGAGGAACGCCTTTATTAATTCAACTTTACATTATTTTTTATGGACTTCCTCATCTTGGCCTTAAATTAAGTCCGTTTTTTGCCGCCGTCATAGGACTCGGTCTTAACTACGCCGCCAATGAAGCAGAAAATTACCGCGCCGGTTTAACTTCAATTCCTTCCAGCCAAATGGATGCGGCCTTCGCTTTAGGCATGTCGCGCTTGGAATCTTTGCGTCATATTATTATTCCCCAAGCCGTGCGCGTAGTCATTCCCCCTGTGACAAACGATTTTATTTCACTTATTAAAGATTCATCTTTAGTTTCTGTCATCACACTCATTGAATTGACCACTATTTATGGTCAGCTTGCTTCCACCTATTTTGATTATCTTGGCATTGGCCTCCTTGCTGCATCTGTTTACTTTTTGATAGGATTGCCATTCGCACGCCTCTCAAGAATGGCGGAACGTTACTTTGCGGTGTCCAACAGAAGAAATTTCAATAAAAACATTCAAGCACAAGGAAGTGTGAAATGA
- the pstC gene encoding phosphate ABC transporter permease subunit PstC encodes MGDFVFSNLTRIFAWFAFLLLLCVLFSLCVASAPSIHAFGFHFLVSDSWDPINGHFGALSAICGTLMTSVIAMLLGVPLSLGIAVFIAEISQGKISKIVRTLIDLMAGIPSIIYGMWGLLVLAPFLADHVQPFVSDAAQGIPYLEDLFGGPSLGIGIFTAGLILAIMIIPYISSTLIDMFRSVPPVLKEAAYGIGATRFEVVRKVVVPYVRKGMIGSIMLGLGRALGETMAVTFVIGNSKQLTASLFMPGTTISASIANEFNEATGLLYPASLLELGVILFVLSFLILAFARLLLLRINRKKAGAH; translated from the coding sequence TTGGGAGATTTTGTCTTTTCAAACCTAACAAGAATTTTTGCATGGTTTGCATTCCTATTGCTATTGTGTGTTTTATTTTCTCTTTGTGTTGCCAGTGCTCCCTCAATCCACGCGTTTGGCTTTCATTTTTTAGTGAGTGACTCCTGGGATCCTATCAATGGTCATTTTGGTGCTCTTAGTGCTATTTGTGGCACATTAATGACTTCGGTTATTGCCATGCTTTTAGGAGTGCCTTTGAGTTTGGGTATTGCTGTATTTATTGCTGAAATATCACAAGGGAAAATTTCTAAAATCGTGCGCACTTTAATCGATCTCATGGCCGGAATTCCAAGTATCATTTATGGTATGTGGGGACTTCTGGTTCTTGCGCCTTTTTTAGCTGATCATGTCCAACCTTTTGTTTCTGATGCGGCTCAGGGAATACCATATTTGGAAGACCTTTTTGGCGGTCCTTCTTTGGGAATTGGTATCTTTACTGCGGGACTCATCTTAGCAATTATGATTATCCCCTATATTTCTTCGACATTAATTGATATGTTTCGCTCTGTTCCTCCTGTCCTGAAAGAAGCCGCTTACGGCATTGGGGCAACACGTTTTGAAGTTGTAAGAAAAGTCGTTGTTCCTTATGTCCGCAAAGGAATGATTGGGAGTATCATGCTGGGCTTGGGAAGAGCTCTGGGTGAGACTATGGCTGTTACCTTTGTGATTGGGAATTCGAAGCAATTAACGGCTTCTTTATTTATGCCAGGCACAACAATTTCAGCGTCCATTGCTAATGAATTTAACGAAGCAACGGGGCTTTTGTATCCTGCTTCCTTGCTTGAACTCGGTGTGATTCTGTTTGTACTTTCATTTTTAATCTTAGCGTTCGCAAGGTTACTTTTGTTACGTATAAATAGAAAGAAAGCAGGTGCGCACTGA
- the pstS gene encoding phosphate ABC transporter substrate-binding protein PstS has protein sequence MMHRLFVSSRVLGASLALTASYSSFASDLITGAGSSFIAPVLYKWSAAYNADKGIKINYQSIGSGAGLKQIEAKIVDFGASDMPLKSEELEQKGLMQFPAIIGGIVPVVNIEGVSHGQLILNAKLIAEIYTGEIKNWNDKRIAELNPTLKLPSKNITVVYRSDSSGTTFNFTHYLEKAGSQVWKAGTGTAVAWPKGIMGVGGKGNEGVTSMVKRASGSIGYVEYAYALQNKLAWTRLQNADGKVVPNIVVADLNNEQKVSEAFRKSFQAASLNAEWEKAPGMYVLLANQKGADTWPITASTFILVHKNQSKPEIGSEVLKFFNYAFTKGAESAQSLDYIPIPEKTYKLIESKWKVDIKSDKDKSPLWTDSKT, from the coding sequence ATGATGCACAGATTGTTCGTTTCATCTCGAGTTTTAGGGGCTTCGTTAGCACTTACAGCAAGCTATAGTTCTTTTGCATCTGACTTAATTACAGGCGCGGGATCCAGCTTTATAGCTCCTGTGCTCTATAAATGGTCGGCAGCATACAACGCGGACAAAGGCATTAAAATCAATTATCAATCTATTGGTTCAGGCGCAGGTTTGAAACAAATTGAAGCAAAAATAGTCGATTTTGGCGCATCTGACATGCCACTTAAATCGGAAGAATTAGAACAAAAAGGCCTTATGCAATTCCCTGCTATTATTGGAGGCATTGTACCTGTTGTCAATATCGAAGGTGTGAGCCACGGACAACTTATATTAAATGCGAAACTCATTGCTGAAATTTATACCGGTGAAATTAAAAACTGGAATGACAAACGCATTGCCGAACTCAATCCTACACTTAAACTTCCTAGTAAAAATATCACTGTCGTATACCGTTCCGACTCCTCGGGAACCACATTCAACTTCACTCATTATCTTGAAAAAGCAGGCTCCCAAGTTTGGAAAGCAGGTACAGGTACTGCTGTTGCTTGGCCAAAAGGTATTATGGGCGTGGGTGGTAAAGGAAATGAAGGCGTGACCTCTATGGTAAAACGCGCTTCTGGATCCATCGGTTATGTTGAATATGCCTACGCACTGCAAAATAAACTGGCTTGGACTCGTTTGCAAAATGCGGACGGAAAAGTTGTTCCTAATATTGTGGTAGCCGATTTAAATAATGAACAGAAGGTGAGTGAGGCCTTTAGAAAGTCTTTCCAAGCAGCTTCCTTAAATGCGGAATGGGAAAAAGCACCAGGAATGTATGTTCTGCTCGCAAATCAGAAGGGAGCTGACACATGGCCCATTACGGCTTCCACTTTCATTTTAGTTCATAAAAATCAATCCAAACCAGAAATTGGAAGTGAAGTTTTAAAGTTCTTTAATTATGCCTTTACAAAAGGGGCTGAGTCCGCACAATCCTTAGATTATATTCCTATTCCTGAAAAAACTTATAAATTAATTGAAAGTAAATGGAAAGTTGATATTAAGTCTGACAAAGATAAGTCTCCGTTATGGACTGATAGCAAGACTTAA
- a CDS encoding amino acid ABC transporter ATP-binding protein, whose product MMISATGAYISVKNLSKKHGHLEVLRDINLEVTPGELTVLIGPSGCGKSTLLRCLNGLETLDSGSIIINGIVLEKNEKTPSLSSDFDKKARAIRENVGMVFQNFNLFPHLTLLENITKAPVVVKKMAVKEAQEKAKDLLVKVGLATHANHYPCQLSGGQQQRAAIARALAMSPKAILYDEPTSALDPGLVHEVLQVMRTLDDEGMTQIVVTHEMRFARDVADHIVHMQEGNIVEIGTPEQIFTAPKDERTRHFLRNFL is encoded by the coding sequence ATGATGATAAGTGCAACGGGTGCATATATTTCCGTAAAAAATTTATCAAAAAAGCATGGTCATTTAGAAGTTCTTCGTGACATTAATCTTGAAGTAACACCTGGTGAACTTACTGTTTTAATTGGGCCTTCTGGCTGTGGCAAATCAACTTTGTTACGCTGCCTGAACGGACTTGAAACATTAGATTCTGGGTCGATTATCATTAATGGTATTGTGCTTGAAAAAAACGAAAAAACGCCTTCATTATCTTCGGATTTTGATAAAAAAGCCCGTGCTATTCGTGAGAATGTAGGAATGGTTTTTCAAAATTTTAATTTATTTCCTCATCTCACTTTACTTGAAAATATTACAAAAGCACCCGTTGTCGTAAAGAAAATGGCTGTAAAAGAAGCTCAAGAAAAGGCAAAAGATCTTTTGGTAAAAGTGGGACTGGCTACGCACGCAAACCACTATCCTTGCCAGCTTTCTGGGGGCCAGCAACAAAGAGCCGCTATTGCGCGCGCGCTTGCCATGTCACCTAAAGCTATTCTATACGATGAACCCACATCCGCATTAGATCCAGGATTGGTTCATGAAGTTCTGCAAGTCATGAGAACTCTTGATGATGAGGGCATGACACAAATCGTTGTGACTCATGAAATGCGCTTTGCCCGTGATGTAGCTGACCATATTGTGCACATGCAAGAAGGTAACATTGTAGAAATCGGAACTCCCGAGCAAATTTTTACAGCGCCTAAAGATGAAAGAACTCGTCATTTTCTTCGTAATTTTCTTTAA
- the pstB gene encoding phosphate ABC transporter ATP-binding protein PstB translates to MSFFTKFFHRSEFSGQASSPSAESSGNLDNLVVLRDSSQISVQDLNFYYGNKHRLKNINISFRKNKITALIGPSGSGKSTLLRTINRIYSLYPEQKAYGSIIIHGKNILESNVDLNELRTKVGMVFQKPTPFPMTIFENISFAVKMHEKLSKKELNQRVEWALRAAALWDEVKDHLHSSGLGLSGGQQQRLCIARTIAVKPDILLLDEPCSALDPISTQKIEQLLMELKKDFTIVMVTHNMQQAMRASDDTVFMSNGEIVEACDTKTFFSNPKDKQSLDYVHGKFG, encoded by the coding sequence ATGAGCTTCTTTACAAAATTTTTCCATCGTTCTGAATTTTCAGGGCAGGCTTCTTCTCCTTCTGCTGAATCTTCGGGAAACTTAGACAATTTAGTTGTATTAAGAGACAGTTCACAAATTTCTGTTCAAGATCTCAACTTTTATTATGGCAATAAGCACCGCCTCAAAAATATTAATATTTCATTCCGTAAAAATAAAATTACGGCGCTCATTGGGCCTTCGGGGTCAGGTAAATCCACATTATTACGCACCATTAATCGTATTTATAGTCTTTATCCTGAACAAAAGGCATATGGCAGTATCATAATTCATGGTAAAAATATTTTAGAATCCAATGTGGATTTAAATGAATTGCGCACAAAAGTAGGTATGGTTTTTCAAAAACCAACACCATTTCCCATGACTATTTTTGAAAATATTTCTTTTGCCGTTAAAATGCATGAAAAATTATCTAAAAAAGAACTTAATCAACGTGTTGAATGGGCATTGCGCGCCGCTGCACTTTGGGATGAAGTAAAAGATCACCTTCATTCTTCAGGTTTAGGCTTATCCGGTGGGCAGCAACAACGTCTTTGTATTGCACGTACCATTGCCGTAAAACCTGACATTCTACTTTTAGATGAACCTTGCTCCGCTCTCGATCCCATTTCTACTCAAAAAATTGAACAGTTGCTTATGGAACTTAAAAAAGATTTCACTATTGTTATGGTAACGCATAATATGCAGCAAGCTATGCGTGCCAGCGATGATACTGTTTTTATGAGTAATGGCGAAATAGTAGAAGCTTGTGATACAAAAACATTCTTTTCTAATCCAAAAGACAAGCAATCACTTGATTATGTACATGGGAAATTTGGTTAA
- the pstA gene encoding phosphate ABC transporter permease PstA yields MKRMQVTRKISNNIFSMLCISSVLFGITILSSIFYALIIHGFPALNLHFFISDTPAPDSPAGGLRNAIVGSFIITTAAVLVATPIGILAATFLSEYARGKKIASIIRFVNDVWLSAPSIIVGLFVYTVVVHPMGNYSAFAGAISLAMIACPIITRSAEDMLNLVPNELREAAIALGLPKWRVIIHIAWRASKQGILTGVLLAVARISGETAPLLFTSLNNQFWSTNLSQPIANLPVTIYQFAMSPYRNWQDLAWGGALLITVVVLFLNVLTRYFAKSGGKRS; encoded by the coding sequence ATGAAACGAATGCAAGTCACAAGAAAAATTTCTAATAATATATTTTCAATGCTGTGCATTAGTTCTGTGTTATTCGGAATTACTATTTTAAGTTCTATATTTTATGCTCTTATTATTCACGGATTTCCTGCATTAAATTTACACTTTTTTATATCTGATACGCCCGCTCCCGATTCTCCTGCAGGAGGTCTTAGAAATGCCATCGTGGGAAGTTTCATTATCACGACCGCAGCCGTATTGGTTGCGACGCCTATAGGCATATTGGCGGCCACATTTTTATCAGAATACGCTCGTGGCAAAAAAATTGCTTCTATCATTCGTTTTGTGAATGACGTTTGGTTGAGCGCTCCTTCTATTATTGTTGGTCTCTTTGTTTATACCGTTGTTGTCCATCCTATGGGGAATTATTCTGCATTTGCAGGCGCTATTTCCCTTGCCATGATCGCTTGTCCTATTATCACGCGCAGTGCTGAGGATATGCTAAATCTCGTTCCCAACGAATTGCGTGAAGCTGCTATTGCTCTTGGGCTGCCAAAATGGCGCGTCATTATTCACATTGCTTGGAGAGCATCAAAGCAAGGAATTTTAACGGGAGTTTTACTTGCTGTTGCTCGTATTTCCGGCGAAACTGCTCCGCTTTTATTTACTTCATTAAATAACCAATTTTGGAGTACGAATCTTTCACAACCCATTGCGAACCTTCCTGTAACAATTTATCAATTCGCGATGAGTCCTTACAGAAATTGGCAAGATCTTGCTTGGGGTGGTGCCCTTCTTATTACCGTAGTTGTTTTATTTTTAAATGTTTTAACACGTTACTTTGCTAAGTCTGGGGGAAAACGCTCATGA
- a CDS encoding Crp/Fnr family transcriptional regulator, with protein sequence MKPETLTFAPMQIIFNEGDATNGIYHVQEGQIEIYRVRENTEVVLGTLNPGDVLGTITLFSKEPRTASARAITGTTAIFYQSEGLSEAFKTLPGWCQAVMKDAIGRLKHVNELLVTTKLSEKNLIRNIGTSHHHCAQLSYLLAALIRKGTIMNDSNEPIFLTNDFLTQAENILMKKYSYLESMYKAFVDCGLVKEINDKKYGKILVKPNAALLEEYAVFSINIFKKGTTVFVSKKFHPWMSTLARISRKNNNQNTFKREEIALLLQSELGRQDGEVMIADMILNHILEEKNNQVTFIPNKLQKTVVFESLSRIIKDIKPV encoded by the coding sequence GTGAAACCAGAAACACTCACTTTTGCCCCCATGCAGATCATATTCAATGAAGGTGATGCCACCAACGGAATTTATCATGTCCAAGAAGGACAAATTGAAATTTATCGCGTACGTGAAAATACAGAAGTCGTTTTGGGAACTTTAAATCCGGGAGATGTTCTTGGTACTATTACACTATTTTCAAAAGAACCCCGCACAGCTTCCGCACGCGCCATTACGGGAACAACGGCTATTTTTTATCAAAGCGAAGGCTTAAGTGAAGCCTTTAAAACTCTGCCGGGTTGGTGCCAAGCGGTTATGAAAGATGCCATTGGACGCTTAAAACATGTCAATGAACTTTTAGTGACGACAAAGTTAAGTGAAAAAAATTTAATTCGCAATATAGGAACATCACATCATCATTGTGCGCAGCTTTCATATTTACTTGCGGCCTTAATTCGAAAAGGCACAATAATGAATGATAGTAATGAGCCCATTTTCCTAACAAATGATTTTTTAACTCAAGCTGAAAACATTTTAATGAAAAAATATAGTTACCTAGAAAGTATGTATAAAGCATTTGTTGATTGTGGACTTGTAAAAGAAATTAACGATAAAAAATATGGAAAAATATTAGTAAAACCAAATGCCGCTTTACTTGAAGAATATGCTGTATTTTCAATCAATATTTTTAAAAAAGGAACAACAGTATTTGTTTCTAAAAAATTTCATCCCTGGATGAGCACATTGGCGCGCATCAGTCGTAAAAATAATAATCAAAATACTTTTAAAAGAGAAGAAATTGCACTTTTATTACAAAGTGAATTAGGCAGACAAGATGGTGAAGTGATGATCGCAGATATGATTTTAAATCATATCTTGGAAGAAAAAAATAACCAAGTTACATTTATTCCAAATAAACTTCAAAAAACTGTAGTTTTTGAAAGTCTATCTCGTATTATAAAAGACATCAAACCAGTATAA
- a CDS encoding diphthine--ammonia ligase, with the protein MKNLYLNKGNTTLDQKNIFCAWNGGHDCGLSLYHAKKSNQVKCLVTPLVEMGSAYRTNICSPSLLRAQADLLKIPLLIFNTSSEELEENYKQTMANFKKYKIEGGVFPFINNETQKNSIENICHSQGIEAHMPLWERNKEGLLSEFLELGFKAKIISVNEKYLTRDFLSKDLDKDIIEEFRNRKIDLFGENGEFQTILYEAPYFSQRLQLKDGDINLKNGYWTLDITNQN; encoded by the coding sequence TTGAAGAATTTATATCTAAATAAAGGAAATACTACTTTGGATCAAAAAAATATTTTTTGCGCATGGAATGGTGGACATGATTGTGGTTTAAGTCTTTATCATGCAAAAAAATCGAACCAAGTAAAGTGCCTTGTCACTCCCTTAGTCGAAATGGGATCGGCATACCGCACGAATATTTGTTCCCCGTCTCTACTGCGCGCACAAGCCGACTTGCTAAAAATACCTTTGCTTATTTTTAATACATCTTCAGAAGAATTAGAAGAAAATTATAAACAAACAATGGCCAATTTTAAAAAATATAAAATTGAGGGAGGAGTTTTTCCTTTTATCAACAACGAAACACAAAAAAATTCAATTGAAAATATTTGTCATAGCCAAGGTATTGAAGCTCATATGCCACTTTGGGAACGTAACAAAGAAGGATTGTTATCTGAATTTCTAGAACTCGGATTTAAAGCTAAAATTATTTCTGTCAATGAAAAATATTTAACCCGGGATTTTCTTTCAAAAGATCTTGATAAAGATATTATTGAAGAGTTTCGAAACAGAAAAATCGATTTATTTGGTGAAAATGGAGAGTTTCAAACCATTCTTTATGAAGCTCCCTATTTTAGCCAACGCCTTCAGTTAAAAGATGGTGATATTAATCTTAAAAATGGTTACTGGACATTAGACATCACCAATCAAAATTAA
- a CDS encoding chemotaxis protein, whose amino-acid sequence MAIGRPMFQVGSNIFELIEFTATKTSVVPTSDRKTPILYGVNVAKVREVIRLPIIVPCLTNAPEVLGVFNLRGAPIPAIHLAKALGYDDEPVTPSSQVIVTEFSSRKAGFVVAGTRRIRRVSWDKVLPPSSDAFNTITGMMLIENQDFIFILDFERILLDIESRSGGQGTSAYAIEGASQSGASAPNQGGSLGGASAPAASKRPLILVVDDSPTARRAICELLRGMQLDIIEYTNAEAAWKDLSTAEEGSDLSKVQLIVSDVEMPKLDGYSFVKRIRGNEKLKKMPIILHSSLTGDVNKDRAKQAGADAYVGKLNRKEIVEALKAALPPTWTGAS is encoded by the coding sequence GTGGCCATTGGCAGACCCATGTTTCAAGTGGGTAGCAACATTTTTGAACTTATCGAATTCACTGCGACTAAAACCAGTGTTGTTCCCACATCAGATAGAAAAACTCCTATTCTTTACGGCGTGAATGTTGCAAAAGTGCGCGAAGTGATTCGTTTGCCCATCATTGTTCCCTGTTTGACAAATGCTCCCGAAGTTTTGGGCGTATTTAATTTAAGGGGAGCACCCATTCCTGCCATTCATTTAGCAAAAGCTCTCGGCTACGATGATGAACCCGTCACTCCTTCCAGTCAGGTTATTGTCACTGAGTTTTCCAGCCGCAAAGCAGGATTTGTTGTTGCCGGAACCCGGCGCATCCGCCGTGTGAGCTGGGATAAGGTCTTACCACCTTCAAGCGATGCTTTTAATACCATTACGGGAATGATGCTCATTGAAAATCAAGATTTCATTTTCATTTTGGATTTTGAACGTATTTTACTTGATATTGAAAGCAGAAGTGGAGGGCAAGGCACATCGGCTTATGCCATTGAAGGAGCTTCACAAAGTGGTGCCTCTGCGCCAAACCAAGGAGGATCTCTTGGCGGCGCAAGCGCACCAGCGGCTTCAAAACGACCTCTCATTCTTGTGGTCGATGACTCTCCCACAGCGCGCCGCGCCATTTGTGAATTACTTAGAGGCATGCAATTAGATATTATCGAATATACAAATGCAGAAGCCGCTTGGAAAGATTTAAGCACCGCGGAAGAAGGTTCCGACTTAAGCAAAGTTCAACTTATTGTCAGCGACGTTGAAATGCCAAAATTAGATGGTTATTCCTTCGTAAAACGCATTCGTGGTAATGAAAAATTGAAAAAAATGCCCATTATTTTGCACTCCAGTTTAACCGGTGACGTTAATAAAGATCGTGCCAAACAAGCAGGAGCCGACGCTTATGTCGGTAAATTAAATAGAAAAGAAATTGTTGAGGCATTAAAAGCAGCGTTGCCCCCCACATGGACGGGCGCATCGTGA
- a CDS encoding substrate-binding periplasmic protein: MKSHTLVKIIFAILSFFLLISNTYSEDSSFEISVGLLPPQVIKLNKTKPEGLFIEVLTEALENSHIPYKIKISPWKRAVEENASTNQLYYLIRTPARETKYSWITSLYEDPSALYNLKDSPTIRNFDDFKKLKNIGTFAGGAGESLLKYLGFEKQIYYCKDDEQCIKLLIDGTLDGWFSQNLKSKYLMKKLKIEKMFNKEFILFNGQGYLAASLNMSKKDQDIIRNSMEKFKKNSKYRHILKMYGAKPPETHK, encoded by the coding sequence TTGAAGAGTCATACCTTGGTGAAAATAATCTTCGCTATATTGAGCTTTTTTTTATTAATTTCAAACACTTACTCCGAAGATAGTTCGTTTGAAATTTCAGTAGGCCTTTTACCCCCGCAAGTTATCAAATTGAACAAGACTAAGCCGGAAGGATTGTTCATAGAAGTTCTTACTGAGGCATTAGAAAACTCTCATATCCCTTATAAAATCAAAATTTCCCCATGGAAAAGAGCCGTTGAAGAAAATGCGAGTACAAATCAACTCTATTACTTGATTCGCACTCCCGCACGAGAAACTAAATACAGTTGGATTACTTCATTATATGAAGATCCTTCTGCTCTTTACAATTTAAAAGACTCCCCCACTATTAGAAACTTTGATGATTTCAAAAAATTAAAAAATATAGGAACTTTCGCTGGTGGTGCAGGAGAAAGTCTACTAAAATATTTAGGATTTGAAAAACAAATTTATTATTGCAAAGATGATGAACAATGCATTAAATTATTAATAGATGGCACTCTTGATGGTTGGTTTTCGCAAAATTTAAAATCAAAATATTTGATGAAAAAATTAAAAATTGAAAAAATGTTTAACAAAGAGTTTATCCTTTTTAATGGCCAGGGCTATCTGGCTGCTTCGTTAAATATGAGTAAAAAAGACCAAGATATTATTAGAAATTCCATGGAAAAGTTTAAAAAAAATTCGAAATATAGACACATCTTGAAAATGTACGGAGCAAAACCTCCTGAAACTCACAAATAG
- a CDS encoding ABC transporter substrate-binding protein, which yields MFKIRIVSMALLSIVFVSLKSHADSNADEKNIKLKNLSLLLDWKPNTNHIGFYVAKNKGFYSQYGIQLKILNPTQTTATALVGTGKADFGISYANDLIYARNAHVPIVSLAGIIQKDSSCFVWRTNSKIKSIKDLEGKRYGGWGSPEENATLKYIFEKNGAQFNKLKILTTGAQDFLPATLKNVDFTWEYRAWNILAAELKGVSVGTYCPNEHFSELNKPSPLVITSENKIKREPDLVKNFMKATSLGFEFAIQNPEQAAKILIEEVPELEGNLVNASTKMLSSMFQADAPKWGYQSESRFEAYAGWMKKVDLIQQIPKASEYLDNSFLP from the coding sequence ATGTTTAAAATTAGAATTGTTTCTATGGCACTTTTATCAATTGTGTTTGTTTCTTTAAAAAGCCATGCGGATTCAAATGCAGATGAAAAAAATATAAAATTAAAAAATCTAAGCCTTTTGCTTGATTGGAAGCCCAATACCAATCACATTGGATTTTATGTTGCAAAAAATAAAGGTTTTTATTCTCAATATGGCATTCAATTAAAGATTTTGAATCCAACACAGACGACAGCAACAGCTCTTGTTGGCACGGGAAAAGCGGATTTTGGTATTAGTTACGCCAATGATCTTATTTATGCACGCAATGCTCATGTTCCTATTGTTTCTTTAGCTGGAATTATTCAAAAAGATTCTTCCTGTTTTGTTTGGCGTACAAATTCAAAAATTAAATCAATAAAAGATTTAGAAGGAAAGCGTTATGGAGGTTGGGGAAGTCCTGAAGAAAATGCAACCTTAAAATATATTTTTGAAAAAAATGGCGCGCAATTTAATAAGTTAAAAATACTTACCACAGGAGCGCAGGATTTTTTGCCAGCAACATTAAAAAATGTTGATTTTACGTGGGAATACCGAGCTTGGAATATTTTAGCTGCAGAACTCAAAGGTGTCTCGGTGGGAACATATTGTCCAAATGAACATTTTTCTGAATTAAATAAACCTTCACCTCTTGTTATAACAAGCGAAAATAAAATAAAAAGGGAACCAGATCTGGTTAAAAATTTCATGAAAGCCACTTCGCTTGGGTTTGAATTTGCAATTCAAAATCCGGAGCAAGCTGCTAAAATTTTAATAGAGGAAGTTCCCGAACTCGAGGGTAATTTAGTAAATGCATCTACAAAAATGCTATCCAGCATGTTTCAAGCCGATGCACCAAAATGGGGCTATCAATCCGAATCGCGATTTGAAGCCTATGCTGGTTGGATGAAAAAAGTAGATTTAATTCAGCAAATACCAAAAGCAAGCGAATATTTAGATAATTCTTTTTTACCTTAA